A single Tenacibaculum sp. 190524A02b DNA region contains:
- a CDS encoding DUF6443 domain-containing protein — protein sequence MKRKFINKIKAGLVAGCAMLTMALQAQTQTENYVVSKTYKKGRTSVVAGNNKEDVSTTIQYIDGLGRAKQSVNLQAGGGLISPKDIVTHFEYDNFGRQTKEYLPYASATNTEIRTGDVANTINTYYKTKYANDFAGVSIPNVNAYSEKVLENSPLNRVFEQTAPGKDWKKGSSYSAKGYTNNSHSIKFEYATNHNTEVRNYYVTTSFANNTYTPTLKVRASNSGFYKAGKLTKTVTKDENWLASDGNNHTTQEFKNKRGQVVLKRTYNASQAHETYYVYDDFGNLTYVIPPKVTTNDGVSPSELTELCYQYRYDQRNRLVEKKIPGKGWEYIVYDKLDRPILTQDANLYSRRKWLFTKYDILGREIYTGEFSDSRSRVDMQKHIKATNNLATEQYETRQSTESSLGLYYTNNNYPTAIKILTVNYYDDYEIGNQIWFNPATMEAPVWEGMRFTANVKSLPTVSRVRVLGTNANDWVTTASYYDDKGRVWGVYVKNTYLKSGDWKLDKLDFTGKVLLTKHIHEKQGKPNLTIFDRFEYDHRDRLISHTQKIENQLSERIVKNNYDELGQLESKLTGNGTRAGYKDVTSGISIDKDVITKASGSVWAVGLATSGSFNQDGYVEFSATQVNKYYMVGLSNVNTNAHYNTIKYAIYIRNSNTVHIYEKGKPKGQKTTYKLGDVFRVERIGNTIYYKKNNEIFYTSQTPSTGSLLGDISMYHTGGQIKDFKIVDNSKGLQKVDYAYNVRGWLKKINEDTYNDNDLFNFSLQYNDVTDVSKRLYNGNIAQANWRTANDNKSRSYKYGYDALNRITFANYDAVGETHNFSVFNILYDKNGNLTQLKRNYRDASGNSQLMDNLSYSYDNGNKLQKVTDRAHSSHKANGFKDGASIGNDYAYDSNGLLKADQNKGINLIQYNYLNKPTSIAKIPRREEVVYIYDANGVKLEKQVVSNNARKITQYAGNYIYDYFPKVGSIKLEYFSHSEGYVKNDGGTYNYVYHYKDHIGNVRLSYTDNDKNGSISPSTEIIEESNYYPFGLKHKGYNNKVSSLGSSKAQKYKYNGKELQDELGINMYDYGARFYDPATGRWFTPDAMAEKYYNQSLYTYTLNNPVYYIDPDGNQVAMCCDSLIGFVATMVDNTFGSNLRNTLDTGSASYGTGVQSAHAVSQVGGTFLQLKGTFDIGAGGTGMAATTSVTVGSGGTLSVGTAPGFAASASLTVAGVAEKVVGSAWVNNSKNNMQADGTKFNRGGGSSSSNNTTTTSNASSNKYTPNRAIKNDPKTGRPMVDPEAKGTTHTQLGNKKSSNKGVGTYSTRRTIDSKGNVRKQIDYTDHGRSKNHSNPHTHNYHKTENGQYKRQKQEKYN from the coding sequence ATGAAAAGGAAATTTATTAACAAAATAAAAGCAGGTTTAGTTGCAGGATGCGCTATGCTAACCATGGCATTACAAGCCCAAACACAAACGGAAAACTATGTGGTTAGTAAAACCTATAAAAAAGGAAGAACTAGCGTAGTTGCAGGAAATAATAAAGAAGATGTAAGTACTACCATTCAATATATTGATGGTTTAGGGCGTGCTAAACAAAGTGTGAATTTGCAAGCAGGCGGAGGATTAATCAGTCCTAAAGATATTGTTACACATTTTGAATATGATAATTTTGGGCGTCAAACCAAAGAATACTTACCCTATGCCTCAGCTACTAATACGGAGATAAGAACAGGTGATGTAGCAAACACTATCAATACCTATTATAAAACAAAATATGCCAATGATTTTGCAGGCGTTTCTATACCTAATGTCAATGCCTATTCAGAAAAGGTGTTGGAAAATTCACCATTAAATAGGGTTTTTGAACAAACTGCTCCAGGAAAGGATTGGAAAAAAGGAAGTTCCTACTCTGCTAAAGGCTATACTAACAATAGCCATAGTATTAAGTTTGAATATGCTACCAACCATAATACAGAGGTACGTAATTATTATGTAACCACCAGTTTTGCTAACAATACTTATACCCCAACTTTAAAAGTAAGAGCCAGTAATAGTGGTTTTTACAAAGCTGGAAAATTAACCAAAACTGTAACTAAAGATGAGAATTGGTTGGCATCAGACGGCAATAACCATACTACACAAGAGTTTAAAAATAAGCGAGGTCAGGTGGTTTTAAAACGTACGTACAATGCTAGTCAAGCCCATGAGACCTATTATGTATATGATGATTTTGGGAATTTAACCTATGTAATTCCACCAAAAGTAACAACTAATGATGGCGTTTCACCTAGTGAGTTAACTGAACTGTGTTACCAATATAGGTACGACCAACGAAACCGTTTGGTAGAAAAGAAGATACCCGGAAAAGGATGGGAGTATATTGTGTATGACAAATTAGATAGACCTATTTTAACACAAGACGCTAATTTATACAGTAGAAGAAAATGGTTATTTACTAAATATGATATTTTAGGAAGAGAAATTTATACAGGAGAGTTTTCTGATTCTAGAAGTAGAGTTGATATGCAAAAGCATATAAAAGCAACTAATAATTTAGCAACTGAGCAATACGAAACGAGGCAAAGTACTGAAAGTTCTTTAGGGCTTTATTATACAAATAATAACTACCCTACAGCTATAAAAATACTAACCGTTAACTATTATGATGATTATGAGATAGGTAATCAAATATGGTTTAACCCTGCTACCATGGAAGCTCCAGTTTGGGAAGGAATGCGTTTTACTGCAAATGTAAAAAGTTTACCTACGGTTTCAAGAGTACGTGTATTAGGTACTAATGCAAATGATTGGGTTACTACAGCTAGTTATTATGATGATAAAGGAAGAGTTTGGGGCGTGTATGTTAAAAATACATATCTGAAATCTGGAGACTGGAAGCTAGATAAGTTAGATTTTACAGGAAAAGTATTATTAACTAAACATATCCATGAAAAGCAAGGAAAACCAAACTTGACCATTTTTGACCGTTTTGAATACGACCATAGAGACCGATTAATTAGTCATACGCAAAAAATAGAAAACCAACTATCAGAACGAATTGTAAAAAACAATTACGACGAATTAGGGCAGTTAGAAAGTAAATTAACAGGAAACGGAACAAGAGCAGGTTACAAAGATGTAACCAGTGGTATTAGTATTGATAAAGATGTAATAACAAAAGCTAGCGGTTCTGTATGGGCAGTTGGTTTAGCTACTTCAGGAAGTTTTAATCAAGATGGTTATGTAGAGTTTTCAGCTACTCAAGTTAATAAATATTATATGGTAGGGTTATCTAATGTAAATACCAATGCACATTATAATACAATTAAGTACGCAATTTATATTAGAAATTCAAATACTGTTCATATTTATGAAAAAGGAAAACCAAAAGGACAAAAAACAACCTATAAGCTAGGGGATGTATTTAGAGTAGAGCGTATTGGAAATACAATCTATTATAAAAAGAACAATGAAATTTTTTATACCTCACAAACGCCATCTACAGGAAGTTTGCTAGGAGATATTTCTATGTATCATACAGGTGGACAAATCAAAGATTTTAAGATTGTAGACAATAGTAAAGGGTTACAAAAAGTAGATTATGCGTATAATGTACGTGGGTGGCTAAAAAAGATAAACGAAGACACCTACAATGACAATGATTTATTTAACTTTAGCCTACAATACAATGATGTAACAGACGTGAGTAAGCGTTTATATAATGGAAACATAGCACAAGCAAATTGGCGTACCGCAAATGATAATAAATCAAGGAGTTATAAATATGGCTATGATGCCTTAAATAGAATAACTTTTGCCAATTATGATGCTGTTGGAGAAACACATAATTTTAGTGTATTTAACATTTTGTATGACAAAAACGGAAACCTTACCCAGTTAAAAAGAAACTATCGAGACGCTAGTGGGAACAGCCAGTTAATGGACAATCTTAGTTATAGCTATGATAATGGTAATAAACTACAGAAAGTGACAGACCGTGCGCACAGTTCTCATAAAGCCAATGGATTTAAAGATGGAGCTAGCATAGGTAACGATTATGCATATGATTCTAATGGATTATTAAAAGCAGACCAAAATAAAGGAATTAATCTAATACAATATAATTATTTAAATAAACCTACTAGTATAGCTAAAATACCAAGACGAGAAGAAGTAGTGTATATATATGATGCCAATGGTGTTAAGTTAGAAAAACAAGTAGTGTCTAATAATGCAAGAAAGATAACACAATATGCAGGAAATTATATATATGATTACTTTCCTAAAGTTGGTTCAATTAAATTAGAGTATTTTAGCCATTCAGAAGGCTATGTAAAAAATGATGGCGGTACATATAATTATGTATATCATTATAAAGACCATATTGGGAATGTTAGGTTATCTTATACAGATAATGATAAAAATGGCTCTATCTCACCTAGTACTGAAATTATAGAAGAATCAAATTACTATCCTTTTGGATTGAAGCATAAGGGGTATAATAATAAAGTATCTTCGTTAGGTAGCTCAAAAGCACAGAAGTACAAGTACAATGGTAAAGAATTACAAGATGAGTTAGGAATTAACATGTATGATTATGGGGCAAGATTTTACGACCCTGCTACAGGTAGATGGTTTACGCCTGATGCTATGGCAGAAAAGTATTACAATCAATCCTTATACACATACACGCTTAACAATCCTGTTTATTATATTGACCCTGATGGAAATCAGGTTGCAATGTGTTGTGATTCCTTAATAGGTTTTGTAGCAACAATGGTTGATAATACTTTTGGAAGTAATTTAAGAAATACTTTAGACACAGGTAGCGCTTCCTATGGTACAGGTGTTCAGTCAGCACACGCAGTATCACAAGTAGGGGGTACATTTTTACAACTAAAAGGAACATTTGATATAGGTGCTGGTGGTACAGGAATGGCAGCAACAACATCAGTTACAGTTGGTAGTGGAGGAACACTTTCTGTAGGTACTGCACCCGGTTTTGCTGCTAGTGCAAGTTTAACTGTAGCTGGTGTAGCAGAAAAAGTAGTAGGTTCAGCTTGGGTTAATAATAGTAAAAATAACATGCAAGCTGATGGGACTAAGTTTAATAGAGGGGGTGGTTCTAGTTCATCTAATAATACGACAACTACATCTAACGCTTCTTCAAATAAATATACCCCAAATAGAGCGATTAAAAATGACCCCAAAACAGGTAGACCTATGGTTGATCCTGAAGCAAAAGGAACCACACACACTCAACTAGGGAATAAAAAAAGTTCAAATAAAGGAGTAGGAACTTATTCAACAAGAAGAACTATAGACTCAAAAGGTAATGTGAGAAAACAAATAGATTATACAGATCATGGTAGATCCAAAAATCATAGTAATCCTCACACTCATAATTATCATAAAACTGAAAATGGTCAATACAAAAGACAAAAACAAGAAAAATACAACTAA
- a CDS encoding acyl-ACP desaturase has protein sequence MSIQNIRREVMQTLEKNIDSFVDKFLVPIEKIWQPTDFLPNSQEDSFIEEVQEIREISKELDDDFWVVLVGDTITEEALPTYESWLLDLDGITQQPDNGWAKWIRAWTAEENRHGDVLNKYLYLSGRVNMREVEISTQHLIADGFDIGTATDPYKNFVYTSFQELATYVSHLNVAKIAKAKGHKALAKMSRIIAGDEMRHHLAYTEFVKEIFKIDPSEMMLAFQHMMKHKIVMPAMHLRESFGTKGDLFDDFSTVAQRIGVYTGFDYVDILKKLNTAWEIDKITNLTPEAEKARDYLMKLPERMYRITERIVVPDTKFNFKWMIPA, from the coding sequence ATGTCTATACAAAACATACGTAGAGAAGTAATGCAAACGCTGGAAAAAAACATTGACAGTTTTGTAGACAAATTTTTAGTACCTATAGAAAAAATATGGCAACCCACTGATTTCTTACCCAATTCACAAGAAGACAGTTTTATAGAAGAAGTACAAGAAATACGAGAAATATCAAAAGAATTAGATGATGACTTTTGGGTGGTGCTAGTAGGAGATACTATTACAGAAGAAGCCTTGCCTACTTATGAATCTTGGTTGTTAGATTTAGATGGTATAACGCAACAACCAGACAATGGCTGGGCAAAATGGATTCGTGCTTGGACTGCGGAAGAAAACCGACATGGAGATGTATTAAACAAATACTTATACCTATCAGGTAGAGTAAATATGCGAGAAGTTGAAATATCAACCCAGCACCTAATTGCAGATGGTTTTGATATAGGTACAGCAACCGATCCATATAAAAACTTTGTGTATACCAGTTTTCAAGAATTAGCTACTTACGTATCTCATTTAAACGTAGCCAAAATAGCAAAAGCTAAAGGACACAAAGCTCTGGCTAAAATGTCTAGAATTATTGCAGGAGATGAAATGCGTCATCATTTAGCCTATACAGAATTTGTAAAAGAAATCTTTAAAATAGACCCAAGTGAAATGATGTTGGCGTTCCAACACATGATGAAGCATAAAATAGTAATGCCAGCCATGCATTTACGTGAGTCCTTTGGTACTAAAGGAGATTTGTTTGATGATTTTTCAACAGTAGCACAACGCATAGGCGTATATACTGGTTTTGATTATGTAGACATTTTAAAGAAGTTAAACACTGCTTGGGAAATAGATAAAATAACCAATTTAACACCAGAAGCAGAAAAGGCAAGAGACTATCTAATGAAGTTGCCAGAAAGAATGTATCGAATAACAGAACGTATAGTAGTTCCAGATACCAAATTCAACTTTAAGTGGATGATACCCGCATAA
- a CDS encoding lysophospholipid acyltransferase family protein: MKLISYLLSPIFALVFFLMLLLFHPLQWLGLKLFGTKGHQKVVDIMNWFLIKSLLVLGVNVQVKNEHQLPENTTLLFVANHQSMFDIPPIIWHFRKHWPKFVSKKELGKGIPSISFNLRHGGAALIDRKDGKQALGELATFAKRIKENTWSAVIFPEGTRSRTGKPKSFAPNGLKMLVKYNPEAYVVPLTINNSWKVFKYGKFPLGVGSPIKITTHKPIKVDSMPFNELLATVEETVKSGIQ; encoded by the coding sequence ATGAAACTAATAAGTTATCTATTGTCGCCAATATTTGCATTGGTGTTTTTTTTAATGCTGTTACTATTTCATCCATTACAATGGTTAGGGCTTAAACTATTTGGTACTAAAGGACACCAAAAGGTAGTAGACATCATGAACTGGTTTTTAATAAAATCACTATTAGTGTTAGGGGTAAATGTTCAAGTTAAAAATGAACACCAATTACCTGAAAATACCACGTTGTTATTTGTAGCGAATCATCAAAGTATGTTTGATATTCCACCTATTATTTGGCATTTTCGTAAACATTGGCCAAAGTTTGTTTCTAAAAAAGAGTTAGGAAAAGGCATTCCAAGTATTTCGTTTAATTTACGCCATGGAGGAGCCGCTTTAATAGATAGAAAAGATGGAAAACAAGCTTTAGGAGAATTAGCAACCTTTGCTAAACGTATTAAAGAAAATACATGGTCGGCAGTAATATTTCCAGAAGGTACAAGAAGCAGAACGGGAAAACCAAAATCATTTGCACCTAACGGATTAAAAATGCTGGTAAAGTACAACCCAGAAGCCTATGTTGTGCCTTTAACTATAAACAACTCATGGAAAGTATTTAAGTATGGTAAATTTCCACTAGGTGTAGGTAGTCCTATTAAAATAACTACCCACAAACCTATAAAAGTAGATAGCATGCCTTTTAATGAGTTGTTAGCTACTGTAGAAGAAACTGTAAAATCAGGAATCCAATAA
- a CDS encoding TonB-dependent receptor, whose translation MRKFKNVLLVALFFVAATVLGQTKITGTVVDEMGEPLPGANVVVKGTTSGAATDFDGKFMLNATSNSGTVIVSFIGYNNKEVAYSAAQTNLGTIELEPSNVLGEVIVTGVIDVAKDRETPVAVSTIKAEEIQEKLGSKEFPEILNTTPSVYATKQGGGFGDARINIRGFDQRNTAVMINGMPVNDMENGWVYWSNWAGLSDVTSAMQVQRGLGSSKLAISSVGGTINVLTSAADKKEGGRVYAGVGNDNYLKTTVSYNTGLLDNGMSVSALFGRTSGDGYVDGTEFEGYNYYLALGYRPNDDHNLQLTITGAPQRHNTRGFAPSIGDYIKFGGVAGEPNRKYNSDWGYRNGKEDTFGGNFYHKPVASLNWNWHINDKSKLSTVLYASLGRGGSVGAIGRINGKQFFQIRDENGLNRFDDIIKWNSGGTVADFGADREVYTGGAGGPASLNGQYVNGNNNPGQHFSADKPWTRSGENGISQRSSVNSHNWYGAIANFNTELNEELTFDFGVDLRSYKGIHYRRLVDLMGADAYIDNDDINNVGRVVTATYEPEISNILNVFSSVDDEVKVDYYNDGKVNWMGAFTQLEYKKDDISAFIQGAVSRQGFKRIDYFNYLDSDPEQESAWQNLWGGNIKGGVNWNINEKHNIFANAGYYLKQPIFDAVFPNRTNNNVNEGLTNEKILGVEFGYGFRHENYNVNLNLYRTSWKDRFLNSTATFNEGTAQEVRGTANLSGVEQVHMGVELDATAKFGNLTVSLMGSIASYEYGADVTATYFDENNAPILVGGVQQENTLYLDGKKVGDAPQTTFRLGFDYEIIEGLKFDISNFFVGDLYGGGIDPEAFGAQNNAPDAVKLAAKERQTIKLPGYSLIDAGLSYKFRFKNDSSVGLRFNVSNLTDELYISESDTNREANPGDTTWRGINTRNRVFFGLGRTWNLGVNYTF comes from the coding sequence ATGAGAAAATTTAAAAATGTATTGCTTGTAGCATTGTTCTTTGTGGCTGCTACAGTTTTAGGGCAAACCAAAATTACTGGTACAGTGGTTGATGAAATGGGTGAGCCATTACCAGGAGCTAACGTTGTAGTAAAGGGGACTACCAGCGGAGCTGCAACTGATTTTGATGGAAAGTTTATGTTAAACGCTACATCAAACTCAGGTACTGTTATTGTATCTTTTATTGGTTACAATAATAAAGAGGTAGCATATTCAGCTGCACAAACTAATTTAGGAACAATTGAATTGGAGCCTTCTAATGTTTTAGGTGAAGTTATTGTTACTGGTGTAATTGATGTAGCTAAAGATAGAGAAACACCTGTAGCTGTTTCTACTATTAAGGCAGAAGAAATCCAAGAGAAATTAGGATCTAAAGAATTTCCTGAAATTTTAAACACAACACCTTCTGTTTATGCAACTAAGCAAGGAGGAGGTTTTGGTGATGCTAGAATTAATATCCGTGGATTTGACCAAAGAAATACTGCGGTAATGATTAATGGTATGCCGGTTAATGATATGGAAAATGGTTGGGTATATTGGTCTAACTGGGCTGGTTTATCCGATGTTACTTCTGCAATGCAAGTGCAAAGAGGTTTAGGTTCTTCTAAATTAGCAATTTCTTCTGTGGGTGGTACTATTAATGTATTAACTAGTGCAGCAGATAAAAAAGAAGGAGGTAGAGTTTATGCAGGTGTTGGTAATGACAACTATTTAAAAACTACTGTTTCATACAATACTGGGTTACTAGATAACGGAATGTCTGTATCTGCTTTATTTGGTAGAACATCAGGAGATGGTTATGTTGATGGAACTGAATTTGAAGGATATAATTATTATTTAGCTTTAGGATATAGACCTAATGATGATCATAACTTACAATTAACTATTACAGGTGCTCCACAAAGACATAATACTAGAGGTTTTGCACCATCTATAGGTGATTATATTAAATTTGGTGGAGTTGCAGGAGAGCCTAATAGAAAGTATAACTCTGATTGGGGATACAGAAATGGTAAAGAAGATACTTTTGGAGGAAACTTTTACCATAAACCAGTTGCTTCTTTAAACTGGAACTGGCATATTAATGATAAATCTAAATTATCTACAGTATTATATGCTTCTTTAGGACGTGGAGGTTCAGTAGGAGCAATAGGTAGAATTAATGGAAAGCAGTTCTTTCAAATTAGAGATGAAAACGGTTTAAATCGTTTTGATGATATAATTAAGTGGAATTCTGGAGGTACTGTAGCTGATTTTGGTGCAGATAGAGAAGTGTATACAGGTGGAGCAGGAGGACCAGCTTCATTAAATGGTCAGTATGTTAACGGTAATAACAATCCAGGTCAGCATTTTTCTGCTGATAAACCTTGGACTAGGAGCGGAGAGAATGGTATTTCTCAAAGATCTTCAGTGAACTCACACAACTGGTATGGAGCAATTGCTAACTTTAATACAGAGTTAAATGAAGAATTAACTTTTGATTTTGGTGTTGATTTAAGAAGTTACAAAGGGATTCATTACAGAAGATTAGTGGATTTAATGGGAGCTGATGCATATATTGATAATGATGATATTAATAATGTAGGAAGAGTTGTTACAGCTACTTATGAACCTGAAATCTCAAATATTTTAAATGTTTTTTCTAGTGTAGATGATGAGGTTAAAGTTGATTATTATAATGATGGAAAAGTAAATTGGATGGGAGCTTTTACTCAATTAGAGTATAAGAAAGATGATATTTCTGCATTTATCCAAGGAGCAGTTTCTCGTCAAGGATTCAAAAGAATAGATTACTTCAATTATTTAGATTCTGATCCAGAGCAAGAATCTGCATGGCAAAACCTTTGGGGTGGAAACATTAAAGGGGGTGTTAACTGGAACATCAATGAGAAGCATAATATTTTTGCTAACGCAGGTTACTATTTAAAACAACCTATTTTTGATGCGGTATTCCCAAACCGTACAAATAATAATGTAAATGAAGGTTTAACTAATGAAAAAATATTAGGAGTTGAATTTGGTTATGGTTTCCGTCATGAAAACTATAATGTAAATCTTAACCTATATAGAACTTCATGGAAAGATAGATTCTTAAATTCTACAGCTACTTTTAATGAGGGAACTGCACAAGAAGTAAGAGGTACAGCTAATTTAAGTGGTGTTGAGCAAGTGCATATGGGAGTTGAGTTAGATGCTACCGCTAAATTTGGAAATTTAACTGTTAGCTTAATGGGGTCTATAGCAAGTTATGAGTATGGTGCTGATGTAACAGCAACTTATTTTGATGAGAATAATGCACCTATTTTAGTTGGGGGTGTTCAACAAGAAAACACTTTGTACTTAGATGGTAAGAAAGTAGGAGATGCACCTCAAACTACATTTAGATTAGGTTTTGATTATGAAATTATCGAAGGGCTAAAGTTTGATATTAGTAATTTCTTTGTAGGTGACCTTTACGGAGGTGGTATAGATCCAGAGGCTTTTGGTGCTCAAAACAATGCTCCAGACGCTGTTAAGTTGGCTGCAAAAGAAAGACAAACTATTAAATTACCAGGTTATTCTTTAATTGATGCAGGCTTATCTTATAAGTTTAGATTTAAGAATGATTCATCTGTAGGGTTAAGATTTAATGTAAGTAACTTAACTGATGAGTTATATATTTCAGAGTCTGATACTAACCGTGAAGCTAACCCAGGAGATACTACTTGGAGAGGTATAAATACAAGAAACAGAGTTTTCTTTGGATTAGGTAGAACTTGGAATTTAGGTGTTAACTACACGTTCTAA
- the pgi gene encoding glucose-6-phosphate isomerase, translating to MALKNTNPTQTIAWKKLEEHFQEAKHYQLKKLFQEENERATNYKLQVGDLSLDYSKNHFTSETLAHLVALAKELNLKDAIEKYFTGAVINQTENRAVLHTALRSTTDEVVLVDGKEVKPKVQTTLRKIKAFSNKVISGKWKGFTGKSITDVVNIGIGGSDLGPNMVVDALKFYKNKLNTHFVSNVDGDHLHEIINTLNPETTLFVIVSKSFTTQETITNANTIRDWFLKSATVFDVAKHFVAVSTNLEAVTNFGIDKKNIFPMWDWVGGRFSLWSAVGLTISLALGFDNFKALLNGAEKMDLHFRNTPFEENMPVIMALLGVWYTNFFKAETEAVLSYAHYLQRFPEYLQQVSMESNGKGVDRNGEPINYQTGAILWGGVGTNIQHSFMQLVHQGTKNIPVDFIGVETSLHADSKHHEILMANFYAQSEALAFGKTKQEAHLELKMEGKMQDLNTLLPYKVFEGNRQSNTILLKKLSPETLGMLISAYEHKVFTQGVLWNIYSFDQFGVELGKVLAKKILESHK from the coding sequence ATGGCATTAAAAAATACGAATCCAACCCAAACAATAGCTTGGAAAAAGCTAGAAGAACATTTTCAAGAAGCAAAACATTACCAACTTAAAAAACTCTTTCAAGAAGAAAATGAAAGAGCTACAAACTACAAATTACAAGTTGGTGACCTCTCTTTAGATTATTCTAAAAACCACTTTACTTCAGAAACCTTAGCACATTTAGTAGCTTTAGCAAAAGAGTTAAACCTTAAAGATGCTATTGAAAAATATTTTACAGGAGCGGTTATTAATCAAACAGAAAATAGAGCCGTTTTACATACTGCATTAAGAAGCACTACAGATGAAGTAGTTTTGGTAGATGGAAAGGAAGTAAAACCAAAAGTTCAAACTACCTTAAGAAAAATTAAGGCATTTAGTAATAAAGTCATTTCTGGAAAATGGAAAGGGTTTACGGGTAAATCCATTACGGATGTAGTAAATATAGGAATAGGAGGGTCAGATTTAGGACCTAACATGGTGGTAGATGCACTTAAATTCTATAAAAATAAATTAAATACACATTTCGTGTCGAATGTAGATGGAGATCATTTACACGAAATCATAAATACCTTAAATCCAGAAACAACACTATTTGTTATTGTTTCAAAATCATTTACTACACAAGAAACCATCACTAATGCCAATACTATAAGAGATTGGTTTTTAAAATCGGCAACAGTATTTGATGTAGCCAAGCACTTTGTGGCAGTATCTACAAATTTAGAAGCCGTTACTAATTTTGGAATAGACAAAAAGAATATTTTCCCAATGTGGGACTGGGTAGGCGGTCGCTTTTCATTATGGTCTGCTGTAGGGCTAACCATTAGTTTAGCTTTAGGGTTTGATAATTTTAAAGCGTTATTAAACGGAGCGGAAAAAATGGACTTGCATTTTAGAAATACACCGTTTGAAGAAAACATGCCTGTAATTATGGCTTTATTAGGAGTTTGGTATACAAATTTCTTTAAAGCGGAAACCGAAGCCGTGTTAAGTTATGCACATTATTTGCAAAGATTCCCAGAATATTTACAACAAGTAAGTATGGAAAGTAATGGTAAGGGAGTAGATAGAAATGGAGAACCAATCAATTACCAAACAGGAGCTATATTGTGGGGAGGTGTTGGTACTAACATACAACACTCTTTCATGCAGCTGGTACACCAAGGAACAAAAAATATACCAGTTGATTTTATAGGAGTTGAAACTTCTTTACATGCAGATAGTAAGCACCATGAAATACTAATGGCTAATTTTTACGCACAATCAGAAGCTTTGGCTTTTGGAAAAACAAAACAAGAAGCCCATTTAGAATTGAAAATGGAAGGCAAAATGCAGGATTTGAATACTTTATTACCCTATAAAGTATTTGAAGGAAATAGACAATCCAACACCATTTTGCTAAAAAAATTGTCTCCAGAAACCTTAGGAATGTTAATTTCTGCCTATGAACACAAAGTTTTTACCCAAGGAGTGTTGTGGAATATTTATTCATTTGACCAGTTTGGTGTAGAATTAGGAAAGGTTTTAGCTAAAAAAATATTAGAATCGCATAAATAG